ATTAAAAACGCTATATTCTTTTTCATTATTATTTCCCCCTGTATCAACATTTTAGTTACAAGCCTATTATACTTTAACTCACTAAAATTGTAAAGTAATAAACCAAAAATAATCCTTAAATTTTTAAACAATAGGAATGACATAAGGGCATTGACTTACAGGATTTTCAAAGATTTCCACAGAAAGATTGTATACCTTTTTAATATTTTCTTTACTGATTACTTCTTCGGGGGAACCTTTGGCCTCAACTTGTCCTCTTTTAAGCAATATAATTTCATCACTGAAGGTAGACGCTAAATTTAAATCATGCAATACTGCAATGATGATCTTGTCCTCTTTTAGGCTTCTAAATATATTTAAAAATTCTATCTGATACTGTATATCCAGATGGGAAGTGATTTCATCCAGAAGAATGATGTCTGCTTCCTGACTTAAAGCCCTTGCAGCGATAACTCTCTGAATCTCTCCGCCACTTAAATTCGTAATCAACTGATCCTTTAAGTTCCATGTATTGGTCGCTCGCATGTACTTTTCCACGATCGCCTGATCTTCCCCGTTAAAATCCTGAAAACTTCGTTTATATGGACTTCGTCCCATCATCACAATATCAAAAACAGTAAAATCGTAGTCTATGAGTATGTTTTGGGGAATCACTGCCATCATTTTGGCTAATTCTTTATTTTTCATTTTGCAAATATCCTGATTGTCTATCAATACACTTCCGGCTTTTGGGGTAATAAGCTTTGAAATATTTTTTATAAATGTGGATTTCCCCGAACCATTGGGTCCAATGATGGAATAAAATTTACCTTTATTAAAACTTAAACTGATATCCTTTAATACTTGTTGATCTCCATAGGAAAAACTAAGATTTCTTACATCTATTTTTTGTCCCAAGGGTTTATCCACTCCTTCGCTTCATTTTAATCAGAAGATATATAAAATAGGGAGAACCAATCAATGCCGTCACCGCTCCTACAGGTAATTCTCCGGGAGCGGCTATGGTTCTTCCAAGAGTATCAGAAAGCAGTAAAAAAATCGCGCCTCCCAAAGCCGAAAAAGGAATCAAAACTTTATTATTGGGACCAACAATGATTCTTGCCATATGAGGCACCAAAAAGCCTACAAATCCGATGATTCCGGAAAAAGAAACACAAACAGCAATCATCATGGATGCAATGATAATGACGCCTTTTTTTAGCTTTTCTGTTTCTACACCTAAACTTTTAGCCGTTTCCTCACCAACAAGCATTAAATTGAGATCTCTATATAAAAAAGAAATAATCATTGTGCCGACAAATACAACCGGAGCTGTTATATAAATATTCTCCCAGCTTGAAGCATTGAAACTTCCCATCATCCAAAATATAATCCTGCTGGCATGTTCCTGATTAAACACCATTATGATGGATATTAAAGCCGATGTCAAAAAACCTATGGCACTTCCCACCAGAAGTAAATAGATCGTAGCTGTTTTTGATCTGACCTGTACAATAAGATATACCATGATGGTCGTAGTTACCGCTCCTATAAAGGCAAATGGAGCAGCCGGCAAATGAACAGTAATTGCCAGCGCCGCTCCCAGGGCAGCCCCTCCTGATATTCCAAGCACGTAAGGGTCTGCCATAGGATTTTTAAATAGGGACTGAAAAGAGGTCCCTACTACTGCCAATCCCATCCCAACTATACTTGCCATAATAATTCTGGGCATGCGTACCATAAAAACAATAAGAAAATTTGTATCAGAGGGTACTGTATCGATATGCTTGCCAATAATAGGTATATACTTAAGGATTTCCATGAATACCTCACAGGGCTTTATATTGGCTGCTCCCACCGAAATGGCCCCGATCGCCAGTATACAATATAAAACGAGCAATACAAAAAATAGTGTTTTTCTTTTTAGTCTCATCATCTCACCTATTCAAATAAATCTGGATGCATGATCTTTGCCAGGCTTTCTACACCTTCCCCAAGTCTTGGGCCTTGCCTTGCAATAAGATTATCGTCTATTTCAATCACCTTATCGCCCTTTACAGCTGACAGCTCCTTGTAGCCGGCAGTTTCTACAAACTGCTCTTTTAGTCCATAATTTTGGGAGATCAATATGATATCTGGATCGTTTTCTATTATTTTCTCAAGACTATACTGCCATCCTGTTGCATCTTTTGCAATATTATCCCCTCCGGCTATCTCCAGAAGCTGACCTATAAAGGTATCTCCAGTGGCAGTGTAATCTCCATTTTTACCAAAGCCGGCAACATAATATACTTTCGGCCTTGGGGCATCTTTAACCTTTTCCTGAACCTCTTCAATCTTATCTTTAATCTCTGTAATAACTCGATTGGCTTCATCTTCTGCATTAAGGATTTGCCCCAATCTAGCTATAGAATCATAAGCTCCCTCTAAGTCAATAGCTTCATAGAGCACAACCACCTCTATGCCTAAGTCTTCTAGTTTTTTATAGGTTTCTTCTTTAAAATTGGCAGTGGCAATAACGATATCCGGGTTTAACTCAACAATTTTTTCTACACTGGGATCAATTAAGGACCCTATGCTTGGAACCTCTTTTGTTTCTTCCGGATAATCACAGTAGTCGGTCCTTCCCACAAGGTTTTCTCCTTTGCCTAAAGCATAAATGAGTTCTGTAATACTGGGAGCTACAGAAACGATTCTTTTTGGCTCCTCACTTATTTGGGTGTTCTTAACACCACTACATCCAGCCATAGTGCCTAAAAGGGCTATGATCATAAAAATATGTAATGTCTTTAAGATTCTTTTCATATTGCTTTATCCTTTCCTTTCAGCTTTAATCCATTAAAAATTTTATCTATTAAAAAGGCAGTACATCATAGACGTACTGCCACTAGAATTTATAACTATAGCATAAAAGCAAAATAGTTAATTGACTCTAATAGGCTTTCCCTCCGAAAGCTTATTAATGCTCTCATTTAGGCAGGTCTCCTGGCTCATGATTCATCCTCGTCTTTGCCTTCCCCTAAATACTTAGAGTGGCTTTTAAAGACTCGTCATCAATTACAGTAGCGGGGGCTGCTACGGATTCTAACCGTATTCCCTTTTCACCTTATAAGTTTCATCTTATAAGGCACCTAAATGAATTATTCAGTTTTTTATTATTGAAGTTTAAATCTTTCCACAGCTTCCATAAGTTTTTCTTTTCCTGACTTCACCTCTTCTGTTTGCTCTGCTATTGTACTAACTTTATCTGCAATGACTGCCGTATTCTCAGCCACACTGGTTATTCCGGCGGCTCCTTCATTGGTTGCAGAAGCTACTTCCTCAATAGCTTTTATCATATTCTGTATAGAAATCAGTAATTTCTCAGATGTAACACTAAAATCTGTAATGATCGCACTTACATTTTCAGCATCTTTTTGGTATTGATCTGTTGCTTCCAGCATTAATCCATAATCTTCTTTTACATCCGAAGAAACAAATTCCATCAATTTATTCGAAGTAGATGAGAGATTATTTACTGAACTTTGGACTGTCTTGATTATTTCTTGAATTTCTTTTGCTGTAGCTCCTGAGTTTTCAGCCAGTTTTCCGATTTCATTCGCAACCACCGCAAAGCCTTTACCGGCTTCCCCTGCTCTGGCTGCCTCGATAGCCGCATTTAAGGCCAAAAGATTCGTTTGAGAAGTAATTTCAAGGATTATATTAGATAAAGCTGTGATCTGTTCTACCGATTTCGATTCTTCAATTGCTTTTTCAAGGGCAGATTTTGCTTCTTCAAGAATCTTCATTGCATTATTTTGAGATGTTAAAACTCTTTCTTTTAATCTGTTTGCCCTTTCTTGAATTTCTTCGACAGTTTTTGCTCCATCCTGTGCCTTTTGAGCAATGGAGTGTGCAGCATTTTCAAATTCTGAAGCAGTGGCATTCATTTCCTCGGAAGATGCCGCCGTTTCTTCCATCCCTGCAGAAATTTCTTCTGTTGTAGATGCTACCTCATCTATCTGATCTTTCAGAGCATCAACATTTTCATTAACCACTATAACTGCCTTCATAGATTTATTGGATTCAGTTACAATATCATTCACCATGCTTCTTAAAGTCTTGATCATTTGCTGCAAAGATCTTGAAATGAGACCGATTTCATCCTTATATTTCTGATATTTGGCTGGCATATCGACAGATAAATCCCCCTGGGAAATCTGTTCGATGATCTTAGAAGATTCTTTAATAGGTTTTGATATTTTTTTACCTACTATGATGGATATAATAACAAATAGAACTCCAACCAAAAGAGCCATAAAGCCAAATAACATAATTTGCCTGTTTATTTGCTTCCTCATTTCTATTTTCTTAGTATTGATTACTGCATCAATATCATCCGTATAATTTCCTGTTCCAACAACCCATTCAAAAGGTTTATAAGATAATGAATAACTACGCTTAGGTAGTGGTTCTGTCTGTCCCTCTTTTGGGAAGTGGTAGTCTGAAAAACCACCACCCTCCTGCATTCCGTTTTTGATAATCTCTTTAATAAGATACTTGCCGTTACTGTCTTTCTGCTCATAGCGATTGGTACCTTCTGTTGCACTTCCATATAATACTACATTAACTCCCTCATATGTGTCAATCCAAAAATACCCATCTTCGCCATAACGCATATCTCTAACGATATCGGCAGCAGCTTTTTTAGCCTCTTCTAAAGTCATCTCGCCTTTCTCTACTTTTTTCCCATATTGTTCAATCACACTGACAGCACTTTGCACCTGAGTCGAAATCAAGTGATCAAAGCTTTCTCTCATGCTTTTTTCCATTGCATTTAACGATGTTGTTTGTGTATATAAGACCAATGAAATGGATATGGTACCTAATAGTACAACCAGTACGAAAGTATTCAACAATGACAGGAGTATGATTTTATTTTCTATCTTCTTCATTAGAATCCGCCCCTTCAATTTTATATATGTTGCCTTATTTTAATCTTAAACCCAGTTCAATTTTTGGTCAAGTTTATAATTCGACAATTTTTGCATACAATTATCGACATTAATGCGTATAGCTTCCTTTTCCTCCTTATTTCTTTATTTTTATATCACTTCCATTTTTTATTTACAATACACTGAAAGTACTAAAAAAGCTGTTGGTTTTTACCAACAGCCCTTAGCTATTTAAATTCTTTAAATATTTCCTTTTTAGCTCCACAGAC
This is a stretch of genomic DNA from Defluviitalea raffinosedens. It encodes these proteins:
- a CDS encoding ABC transporter ATP-binding protein; translated protein: MGQKIDVRNLSFSYGDQQVLKDISLSFNKGKFYSIIGPNGSGKSTFIKNISKLITPKAGSVLIDNQDICKMKNKELAKMMAVIPQNILIDYDFTVFDIVMMGRSPYKRSFQDFNGEDQAIVEKYMRATNTWNLKDQLITNLSGGEIQRVIAARALSQEADIILLDEITSHLDIQYQIEFLNIFRSLKEDKIIIAVLHDLNLASTFSDEIILLKRGQVEAKGSPEEVISKENIKKVYNLSVEIFENPVSQCPYVIPIV
- a CDS encoding FecCD family ABC transporter permease; this encodes MRLKRKTLFFVLLVLYCILAIGAISVGAANIKPCEVFMEILKYIPIIGKHIDTVPSDTNFLIVFMVRMPRIIMASIVGMGLAVVGTSFQSLFKNPMADPYVLGISGGAALGAALAITVHLPAAPFAFIGAVTTTIMVYLIVQVRSKTATIYLLLVGSAIGFLTSALISIIMVFNQEHASRIIFWMMGSFNASSWENIYITAPVVFVGTMIISFLYRDLNLMLVGEETAKSLGVETEKLKKGVIIIASMMIAVCVSFSGIIGFVGFLVPHMARIIVGPNNKVLIPFSALGGAIFLLLSDTLGRTIAAPGELPVGAVTALIGSPYFIYLLIKMKRRSG
- a CDS encoding ABC transporter substrate-binding protein, which gives rise to MKRILKTLHIFMIIALLGTMAGCSGVKNTQISEEPKRIVSVAPSITELIYALGKGENLVGRTDYCDYPEETKEVPSIGSLIDPSVEKIVELNPDIVIATANFKEETYKKLEDLGIEVVVLYEAIDLEGAYDSIARLGQILNAEDEANRVITEIKDKIEEVQEKVKDAPRPKVYYVAGFGKNGDYTATGDTFIGQLLEIAGGDNIAKDATGWQYSLEKIIENDPDIILISQNYGLKEQFVETAGYKELSAVKGDKVIEIDDNLIARQGPRLGEGVESLAKIMHPDLFE
- a CDS encoding methyl-accepting chemotaxis protein: MKKIENKIILLSLLNTFVLVVLLGTISISLVLYTQTTSLNAMEKSMRESFDHLISTQVQSAVSVIEQYGKKVEKGEMTLEEAKKAAADIVRDMRYGEDGYFWIDTYEGVNVVLYGSATEGTNRYEQKDSNGKYLIKEIIKNGMQEGGGFSDYHFPKEGQTEPLPKRSYSLSYKPFEWVVGTGNYTDDIDAVINTKKIEMRKQINRQIMLFGFMALLVGVLFVIISIIVGKKISKPIKESSKIIEQISQGDLSVDMPAKYQKYKDEIGLISRSLQQMIKTLRSMVNDIVTESNKSMKAVIVVNENVDALKDQIDEVASTTEEISAGMEETAASSEEMNATASEFENAAHSIAQKAQDGAKTVEEIQERANRLKERVLTSQNNAMKILEEAKSALEKAIEESKSVEQITALSNIILEITSQTNLLALNAAIEAARAGEAGKGFAVVANEIGKLAENSGATAKEIQEIIKTVQSSVNNLSSTSNKLMEFVSSDVKEDYGLMLEATDQYQKDAENVSAIITDFSVTSEKLLISIQNMIKAIEEVASATNEGAAGITSVAENTAVIADKVSTIAEQTEEVKSGKEKLMEAVERFKLQ